The following DNA comes from Candidatus Binataceae bacterium.
GGCGCCCGCGGCCGCTCAGCGAGTCGCTCAGGATGAGGCCGACGGCAACGCTGTCCACGTATCGTCGACGCCAACCTTCTTCGTTAACGGGATACCGGTGGTGGGCCTGCCGGAGGGGAACGTCTTCGACTTCATCATCAACTCAGAACTGACCTCGGCCTCCGCGCACGCCGCTGCGCGATAGCGCCATCGCCGCGAGACGGGAATTCTCCCGTCGAGTCGGAGAGGATCCGGTCGCCCTCCGCCTGCGCTGTAATTTCTCGTTGCCCTTGCACGGGGAGCGCGATCCTAAGGTCTTGGGTTCGCCACAAAATGTCGCACGACACCGCGGAGAGCCTCGATCAGCTGGGCGGGTGAGAAAAGAGAAATCGCGCTGTTTGGTGCTGTCTAGTGCTGGCGCCAGGCGCGTGAATCACGCCTCTTCCTGTCCCCTCGGCGCCAGCCATTCCGCAGCCGAGGGTGATGAGTGGGCACGCCGCAGCTCGCTAACCGCGCTCGGCGGTGGCGACGGCAACACCGCTTGGAGGCACTCTCTGAGGAGTCGGCTTCAATTCAGTGCGAGGAAGGAGTGGCGGAGGACCCCGGAACTAACACCGGCATGCTGCCAACGGGCGGGGGCTTCGCTTCCGTCGACGGTGAAGCGCCCAGCATCGCCAAGGATTCCACCACTTCCTGGCGCTGCTGCACGAAAGGATGTGCCGCCAGGAACGCTCGGTAAACGGCGACCGCGGCGTCCCTCTGACCCTGCTTCGCCAGCATCCGGGCGAAGCCCAACTGGGCCCGCACCTGCTCCGGTCCCCCCAGCGAAGCTGCCTGCTGATAGGCTCCGGCCGCTTTCGCGTATTCGCCCATTCGCTCGTAGATTACGCCGAGATTGGTCAGCGCCAGGTTCGCGAAGGTCGCATCGTGCTCATCGGCTACGAATGCGACCAGGGCATCGCGCGAGTGCGCCAGGTCATTGTCCCCCAGGTAGGCGACTCCGAGGTAGAAACCCGCGAGCTTACCGAGCCGGCGACCGGACTCGGTTTGCGCCAGCTTGGTAAACTGCTC
Coding sequences within:
- a CDS encoding tetratricopeptide repeat protein produces the protein MPSTHRHYKISRKDLKRPDEFQTFVESAQEFLFANLRQLIISAVVVVASAGIVLGVYMYERRRDRITGDHFYAALGALNAKQYKSAEEQFTKLAQTESGRRLGKLAGFYLGVAYLGDNDLAHSRDALVAFVADEHDATFANLALTNLGVIYERMGEYAKAAGAYQQAASLGGPEQVRAQLGFARMLAKQGQRDAAVAVYRAFLAAHPFVQQRQEVVESLAMLGASPSTEAKPPPVGSMPVLVPGSSATPSSH